The window TTTGAACATGTGCCTAGTATACGCAGAAAAATGGAGACCTTGTATGATGTGGGACTTTCTTATATCCGCCTGGGGCAGCCGTCTACGGAACTGTCAGGGGGAGAGGCACAGAGAATTAAGCTGGCATCAGAATTGAGCAGGAGAAGCACAGGCAAGACAGTTTACATTTTAGATGAACCGACTACAGGGCTGCATTTTGCCGATGTCCATAAACTGACTGAGATTTTGAGGCGGCTTTCTGGCGACGGGAATACGGTTGTGGTAATTGAGCATAACCTGGATGTCATAAAAACTGCTGATTATATTATAGACATTGGCCCAGAGGGGGGGGACAGAGGGGGGACAGTGGTTGCCAAAGGGACGCCTGAGGAGATTGCTGAAAATCCCCGCTCTTATACTGGCAAATATATCAAGGCCATGCTCAACAAAAGCAGAGGATAGATATAGGGAGATCAAGTTGAAGGGGGAATCCTGTGATATAAGGTTTGGAAGCTGGATGCTCTTAAGCTTCCAAACCTCCTGCCCTATATTGGGAAAGTAGGAGTGTGGAGATATTTTTTGAGTTTTATACGGCAAGGCTGATACCCTGGGGAGCAGAAATTGGGGGTGGATTCCGGGAATATTCTGTCTATAAATACTTTTTAATAAATTGTCAATTTTTATTCATAAGAATCGTTTTTTTCCTCATACTAATAGCATATCTGCATAAAAAGTCGAATTATCCAGAGCGTATTTTCCAAATCATTAAGAAATACTAAAAATACAAAAAAAGGGTTTCCATTTCTGGAAAAGTTTATTATACTAATTGTGCAATCAAAGACATATCAGCAAATGATTTCTGCCTTGGGCAGTGAAATACAAAGGATTAGATATAAGATGAGTAATAAGGGTTTTGGAAGGGAGAGTCAGTATGTCTGTAGATATTGGGATAGATTTAGGCACAGCCAGCGTGCTTGTGTATGTAAAGGGGAAGGGGGTCGTACTCAAAGAGCCATCTGTGGTGGCTTTTGACAGGGATACCAACGTGATTAAGGCTATCGGGGAGGAAGCACGTCTGATGCTGGGGAGAACACCAGGCAATATTATCGCTGTCCGCCCCCTCCGCCAGGGTGTGATTTCCGACTATACGGTGACAGAGAAGATGATTAAGTACTTTGTACAGAAGTCCCTGGGAAAAAGAACTTTTAAGAAACCACGGATCAGCATATGTGTCCCCAGCGGCGTTACAGAAGTTGAGAAAAAGGCCGTGGAAGAAGCGACCTTTGCTGCCGGGGCCAGGGAAGTACATTTGATTGAAGAGCCGGTAGCCGCTGCAATCGGCGCGGGAATCGACATCTCCAAGCCCTGCGGCAATATGATTGTGGACATAGGCGGTGGGACGGCGGATATCGCTGTGATCTCACTGGGAGGCACTGTAGTCAATACCTCAATCAAGATTGCGGGGGATGATTTTGATGAGGCGATTGTCAGATATATGCGTAAAAAACATAATCTGCTGATAGGGGAGCGTACAGCAGAGGATATTAAGATTAAAATAGGGACAACATATCCTCTTGTAGAAGAGGAGACGATGGAAGTCAGGGGGCGCAATTTGGTCACAGGACTCCCAAAGACAGTGACAGTGACCTCCTCCGAGACAGAGGAAGCGCTGAGGGAAGCCACAGGGCAGATTGTGGAGGCGGTCATTGCAGTTTTGGAAAAGACGCCGCCGGAACTGTCAGCAGATATTTTGGACAGAGGGATTGTGCTGACTGGCGGAGGGGCGATGCTTAGGGGCCTGGAAGAGCTGATAGAAGAAAAGACAGGCATTCATACAATGACTGCGGAGGATCCGATGAAAGTAGTAGCTATCGGAACCGGGCAGTTTGTAGAGTTTATGAGCGGCAGAAAAGATTTCTAAGTAAAAGGGCCGGGATGGGGCAGACTACTTTGGATGGTATTGGGTTGGACAGGTACCAGGGGGAGTCTGTCCCCCTTGCGTTGGAGGCAAATCCTGGTTTCAGGAATAGATACAGACTTCAGGCTGAAAGTGCATTTGGCATCGGTTTTCATCAAATTTGCAAGGCCCGGTGGGGATTTGCTTATGTCTGTCTGAGGCACAGCTTTGGCGGCGCGCCGGGAGAGGCAAACGCCTGGCAGAGACAAGAAAGCCTGAAAGAGGAGGAGATTGTGGAATCGGTTACTGGATATGTGGAACATATTGTGTTCAGAAATGAAGATAATGGTTATACAGTTTTTAATCTGCAGAACGAGGAAGGAGAGCTGACTTGTGTCGGTAGTTTTAATATATTAAGTGAGGGAGATCTGGTTGAAGTTGGGGGAGAATATGTGAATCACAGTGTTTACGGAACCCAGCTCAAAGTAAGCTCTTATAAGCTGAAGGAGCCGGAAGACCTTGTCTCAATCGAAAAGTATCTTGGCTCTGGCGCTGTAAAGGGAGTCGGGCCGGCCCTCGCAGGCCGGATAGTGGGCATGTTTAAAGAAGATACTTTTCGGATCATGGAGGAAGAGCCGGAACGCCTTGCAGAGATTAAAGGAATCAGCGAGCGCAAGGCCCGGGAGATTGCAGAGCAGGTAGAGGATAAAAAGGATATGCGCAGGGCTATGATTTATTTACAAAATTATGGCATATCCACCACCCTGGCCGTGAAAATCTATAAATATTATGGGACAAGGCTTTATGAGGTTCTGGAAGAGAATCCCTATCAGCTGGCGGACAATATTGACGGCGTTGGGTTTAAGACCGCCGATGAGATTGCCTCCAGGATTGGAATACACACAGACTCGGACTTCAGAATACGGAGCGGTATATTTTATACACTGCAGCAGTCAGCAGCCGAGGGGCACGTCTATCTTCCCCGGGAGACGCTTCTTCTGCGCTCATGCCGCCTTCTCGGCGTAGAGATACGGGATATAGAAAAATATATTATGGACCTGTGCATCGAGAAGAAAACTGTATGTAAGGATACGGGAAATGAAATACGTATTTATGCTGCCCGCTACTACTATATGGAGTTGAATATAGCCCGCATGCTGCATGATCTGAATATAGAGTGCAATATGCCTGAGGACATGATGGAGAGCCGGCTGCGCAAAGTGGAGCAGAAGGGGCAGATTTCTCTTGATCCTATGCAGCACAGGGCGGTCATAGAATCTATCAGGCACGGGCTGCTGATTTTGACAGGAGGCCCGGGAACAGGAAAGACCACCACAATCAATACAATGATCCAGTTTTTTGAAAGTGAAGGCATGAGTATTCTCCTTGCTGCACCTACAGGGAGAGCTGCAAAGCGGATGACAGAGGCAACGGGGTATGAAGCACAGACGATACACCGTTTGCTGGAAGTCAGCGGGAATCCTGAGGAGGAAGGAAATATAAACGGTTTCATGCGCAACCAGCAGAATCCACTGGAGACAGATGTACTTATTATAGATGAAATGTCCATGGTAGACCTGCCTCTTATGCAGGCCCTTCTCTCTGCGGTTGTGGAAGGGACCCGCCTAATCTTAGTGGGAGATGTCAATCAGCTGCCTTCAGTAGGGCCGGGCAGCGTGCTGAAAGATATCATTGTCTCCGGTAAGTTTTCTGTGGTGACGCTGACTAAAATATTCCGGCAGGCAGGAGAGAGCGATATAGTAGTGAATGCCCATAAGATTCATGCGGGGGAGCCTGTTATATTGGACAACAAAAGCAAGGATTTTTTCTTTTTAAAAAGGCAGGAGGCAGATGTAATCATCAGTGTAGTCATTACATTGATACAGAAGAAGCTTCCCCAGTACGTAGAGGCGGCCCCCAATGAGATTCAGGTAATGACCCCTACCAGAAAAGGCCTTTTAGGGGTGGAGCGCCTCAATACTATATTACAGAAATATTTGAATCCCCCTTCACCTGAGAAGGCAGAAAAGGAAGTCGGGCAGAGGCTCTTCAGAGTGGGGGACAAGGTAATGCAGATTAAGAATAACTATCAGCTGGAGTGGGAGATCAGCACGAAGTTTGGGCTGACTGTTGATAAGGGAGCCGGGATATTTAATGGAGATATGGGGGTCGTCACAGAAATAAATTTTTATGACGAGACACTGCAGGTAGAATATGACGAAAAGCGCAAAGTTGAATATCCTTTTGAGGCGCTGGATGAGCTGGAGCTGGCCTATGCCATCACCGTGCACAAGTCACAGGGCAGTGAGTATCCCGCAGTGATCATTCCGCTTCTGCCCGGGCCTAAAATGCTGTATAACAGGAACCTTCTCTATACAGCAGTAACAAGAGCAAAAAAATGCCTGACAATTGTGGGGAGTGATGTGACATTTCAGGAGATGATACAAAACAAAAACGAACAGAACCGCTATACAAGCCTGGCAGAGCGTATACAGGAATTTTAAATTTCCTTTATCCTCCCGTCTGCCCTTTCTGCCGTGAGATTACATATGATGGAATCTGCCCGGTGTGCAGGAAGCATATCCATTACATAGAAGAACCCCGCTGTATGCGCTGCGGCAAAAGCCTGGATCAGGAGGAGGAAGAATATTGCCGGGACTGTGGGAGGGAACCTGGGTATTATGAACAGGGATACAGCCTGTGGGCGCATAGGGGAGCTGTCTCAAAGGCAGTATATGATTTTAAGTATAAGAATAAGAGGCGGTACGGGGAGGTTTTCGCCGCTGAAATGGCGGCACATTTTGCAGAAAGCCTGTCTGGGTGGGGGATCCAGGAGATAATCCCCATCCCTTTGCACAGATCCAGAAGGCGGGCCAGAGGATATAACCAGGCTGAACTTCTGGCTGAAGGGCTGGGGCGTATTTTAGATATACCAGTCCAGAAACAGGCGCTTTTCAGGGTGAAAAAGACGGTTCCCCAGAAAAGCCTTGACAATAAGGGCAGGACTGCAAATATGAGAGGGGCGTTTGCCCTGTCAGGCCAGTACCAGCCAAAGGCCTCAGTGCTGCTGGTTGATGATATTTATACAACAGGGAGTACGATCAATGGAGCTGCAAAAATGCTGAGAAAAGCGGGAGCGGAAAAAGTGTATTTTTTGACTATAAGCATTGGACAAGGACTCTAGCTGTATGCTATACTAAAAATGATGTTTAAAAGTAAGAAAACACAGAGGTGGTTAAATGTTGGACAAAAACCGTGTCAGGTTGATGACTAAAATGGCTGCATATGAGAAAAGCCTGGCCGTGGAAGATTTTAAAATCAGCAGTTATTATAAAAAGGATTATGCAAGCATGAATACCCTGATTACAGCTATCTGGGTTACTATCGGATATGCTCTCATAGTGGGGTTGGTAGGGGTATGCAACCTGGATGCCCTGCTAAAAGATTTGACAGTGACGAAGCTGTTTATTATGGGAGGGGCAGTGGTCGGCGCATATCTTGTCATACTGATTATTTACTGTGTCTGTGCAGGCAGCTTTTATAAAACCCGCCATAATAAGGCAAAACAGCGCATGAAAAAGTACTATAGAGATTTATCCCGCCTGGGAAAGTTATATATGAAGGAGAAAAATTAATTATTATGAGTACATTACTGGTCTGGAAAGAGCAACTGCAGAAAGTATATGCTAAGTATTCCACATACATTATAAAGGTTTTACAGTTTATTCTGGGGTTATGTGTTTTTGGCCTTATCAACTCGAATATCGGGTTTATGAAGGCTGCTTCTTCTATATTGTGTACAGTTGGGCTTTCCGTGGTATGTGCATTCCTTCCCCTTGTTATCATGGTGATTGCAGCTACGGCGCTGATACTTTTACATTTTTATGCGCTGTCTCTGCCCATAGCAATTGTAGCACTGGTTATTTTTCTGATTATGTATATTTTTTATTTTCGGTTTACTCCTTCAAAATCCTGGCTGGTTCTGCTGACCCCGATTGCCTTTGCATTTAAAATACCTTTTGTGATACCAGTGGCATTCGGCCTTCTTGCAGCCCCTGTCTGTGTACTTCCGGCTGCATTTGGGACAATCGTTTATTATATGATACATTTTGTAAAAGGTTCGTCATCCGCCTTTAAAGGCGGGGATGCGGCAGGCCTTATAGAAGGGTTAGTGGCATTTACAAAACAGTCGCTGACAAATAAAGAAATGTGGGTAATGGTGCTTGCTATTTCTATCAGTCTCTTAATCGTATATGCAGTGCGGACGCGTTCTGTTGACCATGCCTGGAAGATTGGGACTGCGGCAGGGGCCCTGACAGCCATTATTATCGGGGCGGCAGGTAATTTTGCCTTAAATGTACATTTATCATACAGCCTGTTGGTAATAAGCGGCGCTGTAGCTATAGCCGCGGGATTCGTATTGGAGTTTTTGTTCTTCTCGGTTGATTATGCAAGGACAGAACGTATGCAATTTGAGGATGATGAATATTATTACTATGTAAAAGCGGTTCCCAAAATCGGAGTTTCCGCACCAGAGGTCAATGTTAAGCATATTAACGAACGTCAGGGAGATGTCAGGGAGACAATGGTGATTGATGCTTCCGATGTGAAAAAGGCTGCAGATGCGCAGAAACACCAGCAGAATAGAAATATTCCCAGAGGACGCAGCCAGGCGGGTAAAATAGACCACGCAAAATCTGCAGATGAGATTCTGCTGACAAGGAGCCTGACTAGGGAACTGGGCTTGGATAAACTGGAGGATAAATAAGAAGAATATAATTTAAAGCAGCCTTGCATAATTGTCCGGGTGCTTGGAATAGGAGGTGGCATATATGGAACAATGGATTAGGAATTTCTTTGAGAATTATGTGAGCGACATGTATTTTCCAAATGTACACCTTACTGATATTATAGAAATTATTATTGTAGCGGTTATTGTGTACGAAATCATGCGTTGGATTAAGAATACAAAAGCATGGATGCTGCTGCGGGGCATGCTTGTGCTGGCGCTGTTTATCCTAGTTGCCGCTATACTTAAGATGCATACCATACTTTTCCTGGCAAAGGAATCGATTAATGTACTGGCCATTGCGGCTGTGGTGGTTTTCCAGCCGGAACTGCGCAGGGCCCTGGAAAAGCTGGGTGAGAAAAACCTGCTGAATAATATTAACCTATTTGACAGAAGCAGGGAGAATCAAAGATTTACGGATGAGACAGTACAGAGCTTGGTAAAGGCTTGTTTTGATATGGGGAGCGTCTGTACAGGGGCCCTGATAGTTATTGAGCAGGCGATCCGCCTGACGGAGTATGAGATGACAGGTATTGAGCTGGACTGTAAAGTTTCATCTCAGGTATTGCTGAATATATTTGAGCATAATACACCGCTCCATGACGGGGCCATCATAGTGAGGGGGAACAGAATTGCATCTGCGACCTGCTACCTTCCGCTTTCCGATAATATGCAGATTAGTAAGGAGCTGGGAACCCGGCACAGGGCGGCTTTGGGCATGAGCGAGGTAAGTGACGCCCTGGTCATTGTCGTTTCCGAAGAAACCGGGCAGGTTTCTGTAGCTATGGGAGGACAGCTTGCCAGAGGGGTTACGCAGGAATACCTTACTGCCAGGCTGAGCCAGATCCAGTATAGGATGTCAGAAGGGAAGCGGTTTACTATACGGAAAGGACGGCAGAGGAATGATGAAATATAAATTTACGAATAATCTTGGACTTAAGATTATGGCTCTGGTATTTGCCGCATTCCTCTGGCTGATCGTTGTGAATATAGACGATCCGGTGGAGTCCGCTACTTTCCGCAATATACCTGTGACAGTACAGAACACAGAGATTGTAACGAATGAGGGAAAGGTATACAGAATCCTGGATGACACACAGTCAGTCAGCGTAATTGTAAGGGCAAAGCGTTCCGTCTTATCTAAACTGTCGAGCAGCAGCATTGTGGCAACAGCAGACATGAGCCAGATGCAGATTGAATCACTGGTGCCAATTACTGCTACATTGCCAGGTTACGATGGACGATATACAGCGGAAGCCACTCCCAACAATCTAAAAGTTAAAATTGAAGACCAGACGAAGAATGCCATTCCTCTTACCGTCAGTGTCTCGGGTACGCCCAGGGACGGATATGTTGTAGGAGAGATGACAACAAATCCAGAAAAGATCACAGTACGTGGCTCTGAGTCCCTTGTATCAAGTATCGATAAAGCTGTGGCCAAGGTAGATGTCTCGGGACTGTCTAAGACTAGTGTCCTGCAGGCCGAATTGGTTTATTATGACGGGAATGGAAATGTAGTTGATAAGACTCAGCTGTCTGATAATCTTGGAGATGAAGGCGTTACTGTGAATGTCCAGATATTAAATACAAAAGATGTAGGCCTGGAGTTTGGAGTTTCTGGTGAACCAAAGGAAGGATATATATTCAGCTCCATTACAAGTGAGCCTGAGAAAGTCCAGGTCTGCGGGACAGCGGAAGCTCTGGCAGAAGTTGATATACTGGAGATTCCTGCATCAGAAGTCGATATAAGCGGTGTGTCAGAAAAACAGGAAATAACAGTAGATATACTTCCGTATCTTCCAGACGGCATTCAGCTTGTGGATGAGACAGCCAATAATGTTGTGGTGACAGTTACTATTGAGCCGGAAGGGGCCAGGACCATAGAGCTTCCTGTAGAGGCTGTGCGGGTGAATAACCTTCAGGACAATTTAAAAGTATCCTTTGATTCACAGACAGATATTGAGCTGCAGTTTAAAGGCCCCCAGGAGGCCTTGAGCACTCTGGATGTCAGAAATGCGGCTTCTATAGATTTAAAAGCATATACGAAACCTGGGGAATATGAGGTTCCTGTCAATGTGGAAGTGCCATCGGGTATTACCTTGACCAAGAAGCTGACAGTCAAAGTCACACTGACAGAAAAAACAGATTCAACAGAAGCAGAGGATGAATAAGAGGAGGGACGATTCGAAGATGGTCAGCCAAAAAGTTACAATTAAAAATCCGACTGGCCTGCATCTAAGGCCGGCAGGTTTGTTTTGCAAGACCGCTATGCAGTATGGCAGTAAGATTAGTGTGGAAAAGAAACGGAAACACGAAGAAGTGACTGCAAATGCAAAAAGTGTGCTGAGTGTTTTGGGAGCGTGTATTAAAAGCGGCGATGAGATTAACATTATCTGCGAGGGGGACGATGAGGAGGAGGCCCTCAGGGAGATGGTGCGTATTGTGGAGGATGGCCTGGGCGAGTAGGCATTGCTGGCCTGTACAATTTAGATAAGAGGAGAGAGGAAGATGAGCAAAGCTACATTAGTGATTATGGCTGCAGGGATTGGCAGCAGATTCGGCGGGGGGATCAAGCAGCTTGAGCCTGTAGGCCCCAACGGCGAGATTATAATGGATTATTCTATTTTTGACGCTATGGAGGCTGGCTTTGACAAAGTAGTGTTTGTTATCCGCAAGGATTTGGAGAAGGATTTTAAAGAAGTTATCGGAAGCCGTATCGAGAAGATAATAGATGTGGATTATGCCTATCAGGAAGTGGACGATATACCAGAATCCCATAGGGAGAGGTTCAAAGAGAGAACCAAACCATGGGGGACAGGGCAGGCTATTTTATGCTGCAAGGATGTGGTAGAC of the Luxibacter massiliensis genome contains:
- a CDS encoding ComF family protein, coding for MTYDGICPVCRKHIHYIEEPRCMRCGKSLDQEEEEYCRDCGREPGYYEQGYSLWAHRGAVSKAVYDFKYKNKRRYGEVFAAEMAAHFAESLSGWGIQEIIPIPLHRSRRRARGYNQAELLAEGLGRILDIPVQKQALFRVKKTVPQKSLDNKGRTANMRGAFALSGQYQPKASVLLVDDIYTTGSTINGAAKMLRKAGAEKVYFLTISIGQGL
- a CDS encoding HPr family phosphocarrier protein, giving the protein MVSQKVTIKNPTGLHLRPAGLFCKTAMQYGSKISVEKKRKHEEVTANAKSVLSVLGACIKSGDEINIICEGDDEEEALREMVRIVEDGLGE
- the cdaA gene encoding diadenylate cyclase CdaA; the protein is MEQWIRNFFENYVSDMYFPNVHLTDIIEIIIVAVIVYEIMRWIKNTKAWMLLRGMLVLALFILVAAILKMHTILFLAKESINVLAIAAVVVFQPELRRALEKLGEKNLLNNINLFDRSRENQRFTDETVQSLVKACFDMGSVCTGALIVIEQAIRLTEYEMTGIELDCKVSSQVLLNIFEHNTPLHDGAIIVRGNRIASATCYLPLSDNMQISKELGTRHRAALGMSEVSDALVIVVSEETGQVSVAMGGQLARGVTQEYLTARLSQIQYRMSEGKRFTIRKGRQRNDEI
- the mreB gene encoding rod shape-determining protein — protein: MSVDIGIDLGTASVLVYVKGKGVVLKEPSVVAFDRDTNVIKAIGEEARLMLGRTPGNIIAVRPLRQGVISDYTVTEKMIKYFVQKSLGKRTFKKPRISICVPSGVTEVEKKAVEEATFAAGAREVHLIEEPVAAAIGAGIDISKPCGNMIVDIGGGTADIAVISLGGTVVNTSIKIAGDDFDEAIVRYMRKKHNLLIGERTAEDIKIKIGTTYPLVEEETMEVRGRNLVTGLPKTVTVTSSETEEALREATGQIVEAVIAVLEKTPPELSADILDRGIVLTGGGAMLRGLEELIEEKTGIHTMTAEDPMKVVAIGTGQFVEFMSGRKDF
- a CDS encoding CdaR family protein codes for the protein MMKYKFTNNLGLKIMALVFAAFLWLIVVNIDDPVESATFRNIPVTVQNTEIVTNEGKVYRILDDTQSVSVIVRAKRSVLSKLSSSSIVATADMSQMQIESLVPITATLPGYDGRYTAEATPNNLKVKIEDQTKNAIPLTVSVSGTPRDGYVVGEMTTNPEKITVRGSESLVSSIDKAVAKVDVSGLSKTSVLQAELVYYDGNGNVVDKTQLSDNLGDEGVTVNVQILNTKDVGLEFGVSGEPKEGYIFSSITSEPEKVQVCGTAEALAEVDILEIPASEVDISGVSEKQEITVDILPYLPDGIQLVDETANNVVVTVTIEPEGARTIELPVEAVRVNNLQDNLKVSFDSQTDIELQFKGPQEALSTLDVRNAASIDLKAYTKPGEYEVPVNVEVPSGITLTKKLTVKVTLTEKTDSTEAEDE
- the recD2 gene encoding SF1B family DNA helicase RecD2; translation: MESVTGYVEHIVFRNEDNGYTVFNLQNEEGELTCVGSFNILSEGDLVEVGGEYVNHSVYGTQLKVSSYKLKEPEDLVSIEKYLGSGAVKGVGPALAGRIVGMFKEDTFRIMEEEPERLAEIKGISERKAREIAEQVEDKKDMRRAMIYLQNYGISTTLAVKIYKYYGTRLYEVLEENPYQLADNIDGVGFKTADEIASRIGIHTDSDFRIRSGIFYTLQQSAAEGHVYLPRETLLLRSCRLLGVEIRDIEKYIMDLCIEKKTVCKDTGNEIRIYAARYYYMELNIARMLHDLNIECNMPEDMMESRLRKVEQKGQISLDPMQHRAVIESIRHGLLILTGGPGTGKTTTINTMIQFFESEGMSILLAAPTGRAAKRMTEATGYEAQTIHRLLEVSGNPEEEGNINGFMRNQQNPLETDVLIIDEMSMVDLPLMQALLSAVVEGTRLILVGDVNQLPSVGPGSVLKDIIVSGKFSVVTLTKIFRQAGESDIVVNAHKIHAGEPVILDNKSKDFFFLKRQEADVIISVVITLIQKKLPQYVEAAPNEIQVMTPTRKGLLGVERLNTILQKYLNPPSPEKAEKEVGQRLFRVGDKVMQIKNNYQLEWEISTKFGLTVDKGAGIFNGDMGVVTEINFYDETLQVEYDEKRKVEYPFEALDELELAYAITVHKSQGSEYPAVIIPLLPGPKMLYNRNLLYTAVTRAKKCLTIVGSDVTFQEMIQNKNEQNRYTSLAERIQEF